The following proteins are encoded in a genomic region of Macellibacteroides fermentans:
- a CDS encoding glycoside hydrolase family 2 protein gives TAIKAIPDVDKELVDVTVSAAKCCAADYIEVAILDGGKQIATAKGVAGKALRLAVKSPKLWSPENPVLYDMKVLCFSNGKKIDEVSSYTAMRKISTKRDANGIMRMQLNNKDYFQYGPLDQGWWPDGLYTAPTDEALLYDIKKTKDWGFNMIRKHVKVEPARWYYHCDKEGILVWQDMPSGDHGNRWEPHVYNGGTDKNRSNESIANYYQEWKEIMDLCISHPSVVMWVPFNEAWGQFKTEEVIAWTKKYDPSRLVNPASGGNHRACGDVLDLHNYPGPNMFLFDAVRVNVLGEYGGIGLPLEGHLWQQGKNWGYVQFKNSDEVTAEYVKFANELKDMVKRGFSAAVYTQTTDVEGEVNGLMTYDRKVIKINEKAVKEANQSVIRMLE, from the coding sequence ACTGCAATCAAGGCTATTCCGGATGTTGACAAGGAGTTGGTAGATGTAACTGTTTCTGCTGCTAAGTGTTGTGCAGCCGATTATATTGAAGTGGCTATCCTGGACGGAGGAAAACAGATTGCAACAGCTAAGGGCGTTGCCGGTAAGGCATTGCGCCTGGCAGTGAAGAGTCCGAAGTTATGGAGTCCCGAAAATCCGGTTCTTTACGATATGAAGGTTCTTTGTTTCAGCAATGGTAAGAAGATTGACGAAGTTTCATCATATACCGCGATGCGTAAGATTTCAACAAAAAGAGATGCAAACGGCATTATGCGTATGCAATTGAACAACAAAGATTATTTCCAATATGGTCCGCTTGACCAGGGTTGGTGGCCCGATGGTCTGTATACAGCTCCAACAGACGAAGCATTGTTGTATGATATCAAAAAGACTAAGGACTGGGGTTTCAATATGATTCGTAAGCACGTAAAGGTGGAGCCTGCACGTTGGTATTATCATTGTGATAAGGAAGGTATCCTGGTTTGGCAGGATATGCCTAGCGGCGATCACGGAAACCGTTGGGAACCTCATGTATATAATGGCGGAACCGATAAAAACAGAAGCAACGAATCCATCGCTAACTACTATCAGGAATGGAAAGAGATTATGGATCTGTGCATCTCGCATCCTTCGGTTGTAATGTGGGTGCCTTTTAATGAAGCCTGGGGTCAGTTTAAAACTGAAGAGGTGATTGCGTGGACTAAGAAGTATGATCCATCCCGCTTGGTTAATCCGGCCAGTGGAGGAAACCATCGTGCTTGCGGTGATGTATTGGATTTACACAATTATCCGGGACCGAATATGTTCTTGTTTGATGCTGTAAGAGTAAATGTATTGGGCGAGTACGGCGGAATCGGACTTCCATTGGAAGGTCACCTGTGGCAACAAGGCAAAAACTGGGGATATGTTCAGTTCAAGAACAGCGATGAGGTGACAGCCGAATACGTGAAGTTTGCCAATGAGTTGAAAGACATGGTTAAACGAGGATTTTCTGCTGCAGTTTATACCCAGACTACCGATGTAGAGGGCGAAGTGAACGGGTTGATGACCTACGATCGTAAAGTAATAAAAATTAACGAAAAGGCCGTTAAGGAGGCAAATCAGAGCGTGATTCGCATGCTTGAATAA
- a CDS encoding TonB-dependent receptor — MKKYCFVLLMMLFFTTLSYAQVTTSAISGKIVDVQKQALPGATVVAIHLPSGTYYSGVSNVDGYYAIMGMKPGGPYRIETRYIGYEKSDLVGINLPLGETFIYNPVMNESSIALNELVVVAAPGFNTQRTGASANISSQQLQLMPSISRSVSDFTRLVPQAASSNGGTSFSGTNNRYNSFQVDGVVNNDVFGLAGTGTNGGQAGIQPISLDAIEQIQVVIAPYDVRQSGFTGGGINAITKSGSNDFKGSAYFYGNNQDFVGTTAGKNVENRKKLDKQTDMQFGVSLGGALIKNKLFFFVNGEITDKSYPTSYNVGEGSNVTKEEADQVMNHLMSISGGYNGGGYGPMDVTTKSYKILERIDWNINDNNKFTLRHSYVSGKQLNYSLSANGLRFNDNGYYMNSKTHTFAAELNTKLNNTMNNELRVGYTRVRDNRDFGSTPFPYVKVKLDNLRYIEMGTERYSTANRLDQDIVTLTDNFNLSFGSHQLTFGTHNELFMLENLFIRENFGSYVYSSLADFLSIGSAKEAKPEEYNYSFSNETITGSKNWAPSFGAMQLGLYVQDKWNLTDNFNFTYGLRVDIPLYLDKPSINEKFNASEIAKSRDLATNKMPSSTPLFSPRVGFRWDINRDNSFLLRGGAGIFTGRIPFVWISNSFGNTGVEYIRTRLQTADLKNINFKFSPDPYNQPLGKAMTSTEVDVVSKDFKYPQSFRVNLAVEKMLPFDIRGTLEGIYTKKMNDIYYQNINIEESGKMLNNFKDKRPLYGPSISADYTSVILLSNTNEGYSYNVTGKLEKSFDFGLDLMAAYTYGVSKGVNDGTSSQAYSNWSYNENWRGSNNPEVSYTDFDQPHRIIASASYKVAYGKNLATSIALFYSGNSGSRYSLCYNGDLNKDGVKGNDLIYVPTNSEIDAMLIKPLTNLPADKQRTDLKAYINSEESGLKDLQGKYAERNGLITPFEHHFDLRIMQDFYLMVGGRKHTLQVNLDVLNIGNLFNRAWGTVNSPGYSYTPIKVESIASDGTPTFSFTKPASNALYNQSDYNSRWRAQLGVRYIF; from the coding sequence ATGAAAAAGTATTGTTTTGTTCTATTAATGATGTTGTTCTTTACAACCCTATCGTATGCACAGGTTACAACATCTGCAATCTCAGGTAAAATTGTGGATGTACAAAAGCAGGCACTACCAGGTGCAACGGTAGTTGCCATTCACCTTCCTTCGGGAACTTATTACAGCGGTGTTTCAAACGTAGATGGCTATTATGCAATTATGGGTATGAAGCCCGGAGGCCCCTATCGGATTGAAACTCGTTACATCGGGTATGAAAAGTCGGATTTAGTAGGAATCAACCTCCCTTTGGGCGAGACTTTCATCTATAATCCGGTTATGAATGAATCTTCAATTGCACTTAATGAATTGGTAGTAGTAGCTGCGCCTGGTTTTAATACGCAACGAACAGGAGCTTCGGCCAACATCTCTTCGCAGCAATTGCAGCTGATGCCTTCAATTTCAAGAAGCGTAAGCGACTTTACAAGATTGGTCCCTCAGGCAGCCTCATCCAATGGAGGTACCTCTTTTTCCGGAACAAACAATCGTTACAATAGTTTTCAGGTAGACGGAGTGGTGAACAACGACGTGTTTGGTCTGGCAGGTACCGGAACCAACGGCGGACAGGCTGGTATTCAGCCCATATCTCTGGATGCTATTGAACAGATTCAGGTGGTTATTGCCCCGTACGACGTTCGCCAGAGTGGTTTTACCGGCGGAGGAATCAATGCGATCACCAAATCGGGAAGTAACGATTTCAAGGGAAGTGCTTATTTCTATGGTAATAACCAGGATTTTGTGGGTACCACTGCCGGAAAGAATGTGGAAAACAGGAAGAAGCTGGACAAGCAGACAGATATGCAGTTTGGTGTAAGTCTTGGTGGAGCACTTATCAAGAATAAACTATTCTTCTTTGTGAACGGCGAAATAACCGACAAAAGTTATCCTACCTCCTACAATGTAGGTGAAGGATCGAATGTTACCAAAGAGGAGGCCGATCAGGTGATGAACCACCTGATGTCAATCTCGGGCGGTTACAACGGAGGCGGATATGGTCCGATGGATGTTACCACTAAATCGTATAAGATACTCGAGCGTATCGACTGGAACATAAACGATAACAATAAGTTTACGCTCCGCCATAGTTATGTAAGCGGAAAACAGCTTAACTACTCGCTTTCGGCCAACGGATTACGCTTTAATGACAATGGTTATTATATGAACAGCAAGACACACACATTTGCTGCCGAATTGAATACGAAGCTTAACAACACGATGAATAACGAGTTGCGCGTAGGATATACACGTGTTCGTGATAACCGCGATTTCGGTTCTACTCCTTTCCCATATGTTAAGGTGAAACTTGATAATTTACGGTATATTGAAATGGGTACGGAGCGTTACTCAACAGCCAACCGCCTGGATCAGGATATTGTTACTTTAACCGATAACTTTAACCTGAGCTTTGGTTCGCATCAGCTTACCTTCGGAACACACAACGAACTGTTCATGTTGGAAAATCTTTTCATCCGCGAGAACTTTGGTTCCTATGTGTATAGTTCTTTAGCCGACTTCCTGTCTATCGGTTCCGCCAAAGAGGCAAAGCCGGAGGAATATAATTATTCATTTTCAAATGAAACAATTACCGGAAGTAAGAATTGGGCTCCCTCCTTCGGAGCCATGCAGCTGGGGTTATATGTGCAGGATAAATGGAATCTGACCGATAACTTTAACTTTACCTATGGTTTACGGGTTGATATACCGCTCTATTTGGATAAGCCCAGTATAAATGAAAAGTTTAATGCCTCCGAGATTGCAAAATCGCGTGATCTGGCTACAAACAAAATGCCGTCATCTACACCGTTATTTTCTCCCCGTGTAGGTTTCAGATGGGATATCAACAGAGATAATTCATTTCTGCTTCGAGGCGGGGCAGGTATCTTTACGGGAAGAATCCCGTTCGTATGGATTTCAAACTCTTTCGGAAATACCGGCGTAGAGTATATACGTACACGTTTGCAGACTGCCGATCTGAAAAATATTAATTTCAAATTTAGTCCGGATCCCTATAACCAGCCGTTGGGCAAGGCGATGACCAGTACTGAGGTAGACGTGGTGTCGAAAGATTTTAAATATCCGCAGTCATTCCGTGTAAACCTGGCTGTCGAAAAAATGCTTCCGTTTGATATCCGTGGAACCCTGGAAGGTATCTATACCAAGAAGATGAACGACATCTATTATCAGAATATCAATATCGAAGAGTCGGGCAAAATGTTGAATAATTTTAAGGATAAACGTCCCTTATACGGACCTTCTATTTCTGCCGATTATACATCTGTTATCCTGTTAAGCAATACCAACGAAGGTTATTCTTACAACGTAACAGGAAAGTTGGAGAAATCGTTCGACTTCGGATTAGACCTGATGGCTGCCTATACCTACGGTGTATCGAAAGGGGTGAACGACGGTACATCCAGTCAGGCCTACTCCAACTGGTCATACAATGAAAACTGGCGCGGATCCAATAACCCGGAGGTTTCTTATACCGATTTCGATCAGCCTCACCGTATTATCGCTTCGGCATCTTACAAGGTGGCCTACGGAAAGAACCTGGCCACTTCCATCGCTTTGTTTTACAGCGGAAACAGCGGCAGCCGCTATTCGTTGTGCTATAATGGCGATTTAAACAAGGATGGTGTAAAGGGAAATGATCTGATTTACGTTCCTACCAACTCGGAAATAGATGCCATGCTAATCAAACCTCTGACAAATCTGCCTGCCGATAAGCAACGGACCGACCTGAAGGCCTATATCAACAGCGAAGAAAGTGGCTTGAAAGATTTACAGGGTAAGTATGCCGAAAGAAACGGACTGATTACGCCATTCGAACATCATTTCGATTTACGCATCATGCAGGACTTCTATCTGATGGTAGGAGGTAGAAAGCATACTTTGCAAGTAAACCTGGATGTGTTGAATATCGGTAATTTGTTTAACAGAGCCTGGGGTACCGTAAATTCGCCGGGTTATTCCTATACGCCGATAAAGGTTGAAAGCATCGCTTCGGATGGTACACCTACCTTCTCGTTTACCAAACCAGCCAGCAATGCTTTGTACAACCAGAGCGATTATAATTCACGCTGGAGAGCTCAGCTGGGTGTAAGGTATATTTTCTAA
- a CDS encoding alkaline phosphatase family protein, whose amino-acid sequence MNKNMFVLFLALFLTWSFSACKTTRQERYVVVLSMDGFRDDYPGRGHTPTLDSLAKVGVRASFVPCFPSVTFPNHYSMATGLHPNNHGLVNNSFYDSTMQKMYRIKDREAVSNPAFYGGEPVWNTAERQGVKAATYFWVGSEAPVGGKHNSIWKVFDSSVPYNDRADSVVAWLSLPQEQRPHLVMWYIEEPDAIGHDATPDSSAVIDKVEELDAVLARFFSKVNKLDIAPKIDFIVTSDHGMATFVPDKYVNLGDYLPRDSFKFVFDGVPTVLYPKPGYTDTAYEILKKVPNITVWKKEEVPARYQYGSNARIGDLIVLPDVGCMVQFRDKGNPWLGGAHGYDNFDPTMQAIFYASGPSFKKNVTHPSLPNISLYPLICRLLKIKPAPNDADSVDLDGLLKK is encoded by the coding sequence ATGAATAAGAATATGTTTGTTTTATTTCTGGCCCTATTCCTTACATGGAGTTTTTCTGCCTGTAAGACGACACGCCAGGAAAGATACGTTGTGGTTTTATCTATGGACGGCTTTCGGGACGATTATCCCGGAAGGGGACATACGCCTACGCTCGATTCGTTGGCCAAGGTTGGAGTCAGGGCCTCCTTTGTTCCCTGTTTCCCCAGTGTGACCTTTCCAAACCATTATAGTATGGCTACGGGTTTGCATCCCAATAACCATGGGTTGGTCAACAATTCGTTTTACGACAGTACCATGCAGAAAATGTACCGCATCAAGGATCGGGAGGCTGTATCCAATCCGGCTTTCTATGGCGGTGAGCCGGTATGGAACACTGCCGAGCGTCAGGGCGTGAAGGCAGCTACCTATTTTTGGGTTGGATCTGAAGCTCCTGTAGGAGGAAAGCACAATTCGATCTGGAAAGTGTTTGATAGTTCGGTGCCTTATAATGATAGAGCCGACTCTGTGGTTGCCTGGCTTTCGTTGCCCCAAGAGCAACGGCCTCATTTGGTGATGTGGTATATCGAAGAGCCCGATGCCATCGGTCATGATGCCACCCCCGATTCATCTGCGGTAATTGACAAAGTGGAAGAGCTTGATGCCGTTCTGGCCCGTTTCTTCTCCAAGGTTAATAAACTGGATATCGCACCTAAAATTGATTTTATCGTGACGTCCGATCACGGGATGGCAACCTTTGTTCCCGATAAATATGTAAATCTGGGAGATTATCTTCCCAGGGATAGTTTCAAATTTGTTTTCGACGGAGTGCCTACCGTTCTTTATCCAAAACCCGGATACACGGATACAGCTTACGAAATTTTGAAAAAGGTTCCGAACATCACTGTGTGGAAGAAAGAAGAGGTTCCGGCCCGTTATCAGTATGGCTCGAATGCCCGCATCGGAGATTTGATTGTATTACCGGATGTGGGATGTATGGTCCAGTTCCGTGACAAGGGTAACCCTTGGTTAGGAGGGGCACATGGATATGACAATTTTGATCCTACCATGCAGGCTATCTTTTATGCATCCGGGCCTTCCTTTAAAAAGAATGTAACACACCCGTCGCTTCCCAATATAAGTCTCTATCCGCTCATCTGCCGGCTGTTGAAAATTAAACCGGCTCCCAATGATGCGGATAGTGTGGACCTGGATGGATTGTTGAAGAAATAA